In Mustela nigripes isolate SB6536 chromosome 2, MUSNIG.SB6536, whole genome shotgun sequence, a single window of DNA contains:
- the LOC132010312 gene encoding keratin-associated protein 6-2-like isoform X1, whose amino-acid sequence MCCNYGNSCGYGCGCGYGLGYGCGYGSGCGCRYGSRCGYSYGSGCGCGYGSGCGCGYGSRCGYGYGSGCGCGYGSRCSYGYGSCCGCGYGLGWGCGKVSCCGCGYGSGSGCCGYRPLCYRRCYSCC is encoded by the coding sequence ATGTGCTGTAACTACGGGAACTCCTGTGGCTATGGCTGCGGATGCGGCTATGGCTTGGGCTATGGCTGTGGCTATGGCTCGGGCTGTGGCTGTCGCTATGGCTCCCGTTGTGGCTACAGCTATGGCtcaggctgtggctgtggctatGGCTCAGGCTGTGGTTGTGGCTATGGCTCCCGTTGTGGCTACGGCTATGGCTCAGGCTGTGGCTGTGGTTATGGCTCCCGTTGCAGCTACGGCTATGGCTCATGCTGTGGCTGTGGCTATGGCTTAGGATGGGGCTGTGGAAAAGTCTCCTGCTGTGGCTGTGGAtatggctctggctctggctgctGTGGCTACCGGCCACTTTGCTACCGAAGATGTTATTCTTGCTGCTAG
- the LOC132010312 gene encoding keratin-associated protein 6-2-like isoform X2, with product MCCNYGNSCGYGCGCGCGCGYGSGCGCGYGSRCGYGYGSGCGCGYGSRCSYGYGSCCGCGYGLGWGCGKVSCCGCGYGSGSGCCGYRPLCYRRCYSCC from the exons ATGTGCTGTAACTACGGGAACTCCTGTGGCTATGGCTGCGGATGCG gctgtggctgtggctatGGCTCAGGCTGTGGTTGTGGCTATGGCTCCCGTTGTGGCTACGGCTATGGCTCAGGCTGTGGCTGTGGTTATGGCTCCCGTTGCAGCTACGGCTATGGCTCATGCTGTGGCTGTGGCTATGGCTTAGGATGGGGCTGTGGAAAAGTCTCCTGCTGTGGCTGTGGAtatggctctggctctggctgctGTGGCTACCGGCCACTTTGCTACCGAAGATGTTATTCTTGCTGCTAG